GGCGTAAAATGGCCTTAATTCGGGCCAGTAGCACGCGCGGACTAAACGGTTTGGTCATGTAGTCATCGGCGCCCAGCTCCAACCCGCTAACCATATCCGCCTCGTCCCCTTTGGCGGTGAGCATAATAATGGGGATATGCTTGGTCTTTTGATCTCCCTTGAGCAAGCGGCAGATTTCCAGGCCATCCACATTCGGCAGCATCAAATCCAACACGATCAAATCCGGCAGGGTCTTGCGCACCGCGTGCAGCGCCGCTTCGCCCGTGGCCACACATTCCACGCGAAAACCTTCGCGGCTTAGGTTATAATTAACCAACTCCAACAGATCTTCCTCGTCATCCACCACCAAAATGCGTTCACGGGCCATAAGGGGGCTCTTGATTAAGGTATCGAGCACGGCAGTAGCTCCAAAAAAGAGGGGCAAGGCATCGGCACGCCTCACCTTGAAGCGTGGTTGCCAAGCCAGGGGCTTTCCCAAAAATTGGCCAGAATATCCAATTTCCAGGAACGTGACTGTCCTAATCCAATTCTTACGCTAACATTGCCATGTTAGAATTCCGTGAGCGATGGGCAAGGAATTCATTCTTTATCTATTTTCACATCACATATTCCTCATAATGCTCGAACTTTTGCCATTTTGCCAGTACCTTGCCCATGCTACCCACCTTAAGCCAAGTCTGTAGTTTACCGGCTCCTTTTGATCAGCAACTCGAAGATTACGCCGCCGGTCAATGCCATAGCGTGGAGTTATGGCTGGGCAAAGTCGAAGGTTATCTCGCCCAACATTCGCTGGATGATCTGCTTAAACTATTGCAGCGATTAGAGATACAAACTCCGGTCGCCAGCTTCCAAGGGGGCCTCCTGCTGAGCCAGGGGGATGCCCGTCGTGAACATTGGGCCTTATTTGAACGACGTTTAAACTATTGCCAGACCTTGGGTGTGCAAACGATGGTTATTGCGGGAGATCTGGTGGGACCGTTGACCCAAACAGACTTGGACCGGGTGAGAGTTTCCCTGGTCCAGGCCGCGGATTTGGCCGCTCGGCACGAGCTTCGCCTAGCCCTTGA
This portion of the Pirellulales bacterium genome encodes:
- a CDS encoding sugar phosphate isomerase/epimerase family protein, which produces MLPTLSQVCSLPAPFDQQLEDYAAGQCHSVELWLGKVEGYLAQHSLDDLLKLLQRLEIQTPVASFQGGLLLSQGDARREHWALFERRLNYCQTLGVQTMVIAGDLVGPLTQTDLDRVRVSLVQAADLAARHELRLALEFQREAVLANNLQTAASLVADINHPQLGICLDLFHYYCGPSKSEDLGYLTPHNLFHVQLCDLVGTPREMASDADRILPGDGEIPLQPLIAHLQSQGYVGPVSIELMNHQMWQVPARSFGEIAMTALRKLLGQAAME
- a CDS encoding response regulator, coding for MARERILVVDDEEDLLELVNYNLSREGFRVECVATGEAALHAVRKTLPDLIVLDLMLPNVDGLEICRLLKGDQKTKHIPIIMLTAKGDEADMVSGLELGADDYMTKPFSPRVLLARIKAILRRKAKEATEEGDAIHVHQLVIHPGRHEVLIEGTPLELTFTEFRLLHFLARKPGWAFTRAQIVDAVKGEDYPVTERSVDVQVAGLRKKLGDYGSYIETVRGVGYRFKE